In the Mycolicibacter sp. MU0102 genome, one interval contains:
- a CDS encoding PE-PPE domain-containing protein, with the protein MAQVRLRKGKGASTVGRLATVSMVLAASGAAIVQPAGILLAEAALLATTGPLAGSQTALILGGTGQPTPSPEYARSAEELYLNALGFNGGSIGSMVCHMDGTDPCSAPLQVLTTPELFQQSSLADATALVLAVEKEFDANPGAYDADHPLTIFGYSQSATAGSMAMAQLAAYGIPSDALHFVFIGNPSNPDGVWQHLEAAMDATLGTKFTDAFLSFTGMDDSIGSSTPNDLYPTTIYSLPTDPVANFVDSYAENGLWGALLNIFGPHVEYLGLTPEQIADATTVTDGLLTYVNINDDDINGFDAWLNALLFNGVANSDPLQSLWDSLMLLFTNSY; encoded by the coding sequence ATGGCTCAGGTGAGACTGCGCAAGGGCAAAGGTGCTAGCACTGTCGGTCGCCTGGCCACGGTCAGCATGGTTCTCGCTGCATCCGGCGCAGCGATCGTCCAACCGGCCGGGATCCTGCTCGCCGAGGCGGCCCTGCTGGCCACCACCGGGCCGCTGGCGGGCAGCCAGACCGCACTGATCCTCGGCGGAACCGGCCAACCAACGCCATCGCCGGAGTACGCACGCTCGGCAGAAGAGCTGTACCTCAACGCGCTGGGCTTCAACGGCGGCTCGATCGGCTCGATGGTCTGCCACATGGACGGCACCGACCCGTGCAGTGCCCCGCTGCAGGTGCTGACGACACCCGAGCTGTTCCAGCAGAGCAGCCTTGCCGACGCAACGGCGCTCGTCCTGGCCGTGGAGAAAGAGTTCGACGCAAACCCAGGCGCATACGACGCCGACCACCCGCTGACCATCTTCGGCTACTCGCAGAGCGCCACCGCCGGGTCGATGGCCATGGCCCAACTCGCGGCGTACGGAATCCCCAGCGATGCACTACATTTCGTATTCATCGGAAATCCCTCCAACCCGGACGGCGTCTGGCAACACCTGGAAGCTGCCATGGACGCGACACTGGGCACCAAGTTCACCGATGCCTTCCTCAGCTTCACCGGTATGGATGACAGCATCGGCAGCTCTACGCCGAATGACCTGTACCCCACCACCATTTACAGCCTGCCCACCGACCCGGTGGCCAACTTCGTGGACTCCTACGCCGAAAACGGCCTGTGGGGCGCGCTACTGAACATCTTCGGCCCGCACGTGGAGTACTTGGGTCTGACCCCCGAGCAGATCGCCGACGCCACCACCGTGACCGACGGCCTGTTGACCTACGTCAACATCAACGATGACGACATCAACGGCTTCGACGCCTGGCTCAACGCGCTGTTGTTCAACGGGGTCGCCAACAGCGATCCGCTGCAGAGTCTGTGGGACTCGCTGATGCTGCTGTTCACCAACTCGTACTGA
- a CDS encoding GlsB/YeaQ/YmgE family stress response membrane protein produces the protein MNAVAATEFLARSTTLTSVGWIGYIVIGAIAGWIAGMAMKTKFGLLADVVVGVVGALIGGFLLSFVVDTASGGWWFTLFTAILGAVILLWLLRLFGREA, from the coding sequence ATGAACGCAGTGGCGGCCACCGAATTCCTGGCCCGTTCCACAACGTTGACCAGTGTGGGGTGGATCGGCTACATCGTGATCGGCGCTATTGCCGGCTGGATCGCGGGCATGGCCATGAAGACCAAATTCGGCCTGCTTGCCGACGTAGTCGTGGGTGTCGTCGGAGCGTTGATCGGCGGATTCCTGCTTAGTTTCGTCGTCGATACCGCGAGCGGCGGCTGGTGGTTCACCTTGTTCACCGCAATTCTGGGTGCGGTCATCCTTCTTTGGTTGCTGCGCCTCTTCGGGCGTGAGGCGTAA
- a CDS encoding oxygenase MpaB family protein, which produces MTSTPDLEAHQPAQDFEEIEDLEQIELIPPESLTAEHTGRWTFLILEGAAFMMQAMHPVIAEVTGRYSAAFHGDPGGRAIRSVDSVLRWTYGGTEAKAEGDRVRALHKPITMKSAETGKQISALHPESYQWVIATGYIINAQAGRLMIGREFTGAEKEELLRDNRRLARLLHVPMRGYPESQQEMADYFERMIDTLRGTPQALQLIADLQSGKAELPPTVPKLLAPLVQAALRPALRFNYLSVVGLLDPRLREKLGVTWSADEERQLTRIYTAIRIAYRVLPDRLTYFPLAYHARKHHQCLEKMKQRQEKSFAYQLPKGSG; this is translated from the coding sequence ATGACTTCTACACCCGATCTCGAGGCTCACCAGCCCGCCCAGGATTTCGAGGAGATCGAAGACCTCGAGCAGATCGAGCTCATTCCGCCGGAATCGCTGACCGCCGAGCACACCGGACGATGGACGTTCCTCATCCTGGAGGGCGCGGCGTTCATGATGCAGGCCATGCATCCGGTCATTGCCGAGGTCACCGGCCGCTACTCCGCGGCCTTCCACGGCGACCCGGGCGGTCGGGCGATCCGGTCGGTCGACTCGGTGCTGCGCTGGACCTACGGCGGAACCGAGGCCAAGGCCGAAGGTGATCGTGTTCGCGCGCTGCACAAGCCGATCACCATGAAAAGCGCCGAAACCGGCAAGCAGATCAGCGCGCTGCACCCGGAGTCCTATCAGTGGGTGATCGCCACCGGCTACATCATCAACGCGCAGGCGGGGCGACTGATGATCGGCCGCGAATTCACCGGCGCCGAAAAGGAAGAACTGCTGCGCGACAACCGCCGGCTGGCTCGGCTGCTGCACGTACCGATGCGTGGTTATCCGGAGTCGCAGCAGGAGATGGCCGACTACTTCGAGCGGATGATCGACACTCTGCGCGGCACGCCGCAGGCGCTGCAGTTGATCGCCGACCTACAGTCCGGAAAGGCCGAGCTGCCGCCCACGGTGCCCAAACTGTTGGCGCCGCTGGTGCAGGCCGCGCTGCGACCGGCCCTTCGGTTCAACTATCTGTCGGTGGTCGGACTGCTGGACCCGCGTCTTCGCGAGAAGCTCGGCGTCACCTGGAGTGCCGACGAGGAACGTCAGCTCACCCGCATCTATACCGCCATTCGGATCGCCTACCGCGTGCTGCCCGACCGGCTCACCTACTTCCCGCTGGCATACCACGCCCGCAAGCACCATCAGTGCCTGGAGAAGATGAAGCAGCGCCAGGAGAAATCGTTTGCCTACCAGCTGCCGAAGGGCTCGGGATAG
- a CDS encoding TetR/AcrR family transcriptional regulator, with translation MVAKIVTSTAWLLHRHPPEQITTNLIAEKADISKGSIYQYFANKEQIIDAAVERLAAEQAPAIEDMLRAITLDRPASAMEASIDILIDYTIANRRLIRYLTQRPDHLRAFENVSGLNATLLAMTTLHMSHYRSQYRDELSPSALAWLFFNMAVATTMRYIESDDPISLDELRAGLKFASAGLLAPSPLG, from the coding sequence ATGGTCGCAAAAATAGTGACGTCGACGGCGTGGCTACTGCATCGGCATCCGCCCGAGCAGATCACCACCAATCTGATCGCCGAGAAGGCGGACATCAGCAAGGGATCGATCTATCAGTACTTCGCGAACAAGGAGCAGATCATCGACGCCGCGGTGGAGCGACTGGCCGCCGAACAGGCGCCCGCGATCGAGGACATGCTGCGGGCGATCACGTTGGACCGGCCGGCCTCAGCGATGGAGGCATCGATCGACATCCTTATCGACTACACGATCGCCAACCGTCGGCTGATCCGCTACCTCACTCAACGGCCCGATCATCTGCGCGCCTTCGAAAACGTCTCGGGGCTCAACGCCACCTTGTTGGCGATGACCACACTGCACATGAGTCACTACCGCAGCCAATACCGCGACGAATTGAGCCCGAGCGCTCTGGCCTGGTTGTTCTTCAACATGGCCGTGGCAACCACCATGCGCTACATCGAGTCCGACGACCCCATTTCGCTGGACGAACTACGCGCCGGCCTGAAATTTGCCTCCGCCGGATTGCTGGCGCCCAGCCCGTTGGGTTAG
- a CDS encoding ferritin-like domain-containing protein → MTTRDKYTTVPATYSWEVASAGDACFTWEYDEGRSRLLSLYQKGKDKQWDAQSRIDWDQDVDPMNPLGLPDDFHPLFGSPMWDAADDKRRAEMRQHHQSWQFSQFLHGEQGAMVCAAKIVEVVPDLDAKFYAATQTMDEARHVEAFSRFLQDKAEMVYPVNQHLTALLGDTLRDSRWDMPYLGMQVLIEGLALAAFGVLRDVSAEGSLAKQILAYVMQDEARHVAFGRISLKDYYSALTEKERDEREEFVVDACYLMRDRFRGEEVFETLGLNVTECAQWVDASPLMSQFRSHLFSRIVPIVKDIGLWGPKVQRAFRDMGVLDMAEFNIDALMKADEDQAESLDRAHAEMAERAVEVDEVIAAGAS, encoded by the coding sequence ATGACCACGAGGGACAAGTACACGACGGTTCCCGCGACCTATTCGTGGGAGGTCGCCAGCGCCGGCGACGCGTGCTTCACGTGGGAATACGACGAGGGGCGCTCACGGCTGCTGTCGTTGTACCAAAAGGGCAAGGACAAGCAGTGGGATGCCCAGTCGCGCATTGATTGGGATCAAGATGTCGACCCGATGAATCCGCTCGGGTTGCCTGACGACTTCCATCCCCTGTTCGGCAGCCCCATGTGGGATGCCGCAGACGACAAGCGTCGCGCCGAGATGCGTCAGCACCATCAGTCTTGGCAGTTCTCGCAGTTTCTGCACGGCGAGCAGGGTGCGATGGTGTGTGCGGCCAAGATCGTCGAGGTCGTTCCGGACTTGGATGCGAAGTTCTACGCGGCCACCCAAACCATGGACGAGGCCCGGCACGTCGAGGCGTTCTCACGGTTCTTGCAGGACAAGGCCGAGATGGTCTACCCGGTAAACCAGCACTTGACTGCACTGCTGGGCGATACCCTGCGTGATTCTCGTTGGGACATGCCCTATCTGGGCATGCAAGTCCTCATCGAGGGGCTTGCGCTTGCCGCGTTCGGCGTGCTGCGTGACGTGTCGGCGGAGGGTTCGCTGGCCAAGCAGATATTGGCCTACGTCATGCAGGATGAGGCAAGGCACGTCGCGTTCGGCCGAATCTCGTTGAAGGACTACTACTCTGCGCTCACCGAGAAGGAGCGCGACGAGCGCGAAGAGTTCGTCGTGGACGCCTGCTACCTGATGCGCGACCGGTTCCGGGGCGAAGAGGTCTTTGAGACCCTCGGCCTGAACGTCACCGAATGTGCACAGTGGGTCGACGCGTCGCCGTTGATGTCCCAGTTCCGCTCACATCTGTTCAGCCGCATCGTGCCGATCGTCAAGGACATCGGACTGTGGGGACCCAAGGTGCAGAGGGCATTCCGGGACATGGGCGTGCTCGACATGGCCGAATTCAACATCGACGCGCTGATGAAAGCCGATGAGGATCAGGCCGAATCCCTGGACAGGGCGCATGCCGAGATGGCCGAGCGCGCCGTCGAAGTCGACGAGGTGATCGCCGCGGGCGCGAGCTAA
- the groL gene encoding chaperonin GroEL (60 kDa chaperone family; promotes refolding of misfolded polypeptides especially under stressful conditions; forms two stacked rings of heptamers to form a barrel-shaped 14mer; ends can be capped by GroES; misfolded proteins enter the barrel where they are refolded when GroES binds): MSKQIEFNEAARRALEAGVNKLANAVRVTLGPRGRTVVLAKSFGGPTVTMDGVTVARDVDLEDPFENLGAQLVKSVATKTNDVAGDGTTTATVLAQAIISGGLRNVAAGANPIALGAGIAKAADAVSEALLAAAIPVSGKESIAQVANVSSRDEEIGELVGEAMTKVGTDGVVSVEESSTLSTELEITDGVGFDKGFLSAYFVTDFDSQEAVLEDALILLHRDKISSLPDLLPLLEKVVEANKPLLIIAEDVEGEPLSTLVVNAIRKTLKAVAVKAPYFGDRRKAFLEDLAIVTGAQVVNPDVGLTLREAGLDVLGTARRVVVSKDDTVIVDGAGTAEAIAGRVKQLRAEIEATDSDWDREKLEERLAKLAGGVAVIKVGAATETALKERKHRVEDAVAAAKAAVEEGIVTGGGAALVQARAALSELASSLTGDEKQGVQVFAAALSAPLYWIATNAGVDGAVVTSKVAELPAGQGFNAATLSYGDLAADGVIDPVKVTRSAVLNAASVARMVLTTETAVVDKPVEVDAHAGHGHHGHAH, from the coding sequence ATGAGCAAGCAGATTGAGTTCAACGAGGCCGCGCGCCGGGCGTTGGAAGCCGGCGTGAACAAGCTCGCCAACGCAGTCCGGGTGACACTCGGCCCGCGCGGTCGCACGGTGGTGCTGGCCAAGTCCTTCGGCGGCCCGACGGTGACCATGGACGGCGTCACCGTGGCTCGGGACGTGGACCTGGAAGACCCGTTCGAGAACCTCGGCGCGCAGCTGGTGAAGTCGGTGGCCACCAAGACCAACGACGTGGCCGGCGACGGCACCACCACCGCCACCGTGCTGGCCCAGGCCATCATCTCCGGAGGGCTGCGCAACGTTGCGGCCGGCGCCAACCCGATCGCGCTGGGCGCCGGCATCGCCAAGGCCGCCGACGCGGTGTCCGAAGCGCTGCTGGCCGCGGCCATCCCGGTCTCCGGCAAGGAGTCGATCGCCCAGGTGGCCAACGTATCCTCGCGCGACGAGGAGATCGGTGAGCTGGTCGGCGAGGCGATGACCAAGGTCGGCACCGACGGCGTGGTCAGTGTGGAGGAGTCCTCGACGCTCTCGACCGAGCTGGAGATCACCGACGGTGTCGGCTTCGACAAGGGTTTCCTGTCGGCGTACTTCGTCACCGACTTCGACTCGCAGGAAGCCGTCCTCGAAGACGCACTGATCCTGCTGCACCGCGACAAGATCAGCTCGCTGCCGGACCTGCTGCCGCTGCTGGAGAAGGTCGTCGAGGCGAACAAGCCGCTGCTGATCATCGCCGAGGACGTCGAGGGCGAGCCGCTGTCGACCCTGGTGGTCAACGCAATCCGCAAGACGCTCAAGGCCGTTGCGGTCAAGGCGCCCTACTTCGGTGACCGCCGCAAGGCGTTCCTGGAGGACCTCGCGATCGTCACCGGCGCCCAGGTGGTCAACCCCGACGTGGGCCTGACGCTGCGGGAGGCCGGTCTGGACGTGCTGGGCACGGCTCGCCGGGTGGTGGTCAGCAAGGACGACACCGTGATCGTCGACGGTGCCGGGACTGCCGAGGCCATCGCGGGACGGGTCAAGCAGCTGCGCGCCGAGATCGAGGCGACCGACTCCGACTGGGACCGCGAAAAGCTCGAAGAGCGGCTGGCCAAGCTGGCCGGCGGCGTGGCCGTGATCAAGGTCGGCGCAGCCACCGAGACCGCACTCAAGGAGCGCAAGCACCGCGTCGAAGACGCGGTCGCGGCGGCCAAGGCTGCGGTGGAGGAGGGCATCGTCACCGGTGGCGGCGCGGCGCTGGTGCAGGCCCGCGCGGCGTTGTCGGAGCTGGCGTCCTCGCTGACCGGCGACGAGAAGCAGGGCGTGCAGGTGTTCGCCGCTGCGCTGAGCGCGCCGCTGTACTGGATCGCCACCAACGCCGGCGTGGACGGTGCCGTGGTGACCAGCAAGGTGGCCGAGTTGCCGGCCGGGCAGGGCTTCAACGCCGCCACGCTGTCCTATGGCGACCTGGCTGCCGACGGGGTCATCGACCCGGTCAAGGTGACCCGCTCGGCGGTGCTCAACGCCGCGTCGGTCGCGCGGATGGTGCTGACCACCGAGACCGCTGTGGTCGACAAGCCCGTCGAGGTCGACGCGCACGCCGGCCACGGGCATCACGGGCACGCCCACTAG
- the groES gene encoding co-chaperone GroES, with amino-acid sequence MASVNIKPLEDKILVQANEAETTTASGLVIPDTAKEKPQEGTVVAVGPGRWDESGSKRIPLDVAEGDVVVYSKYGGTEIKYGGQEYLILSARDVLAIVGK; translated from the coding sequence GTGGCGAGCGTGAACATCAAGCCACTCGAGGACAAGATCCTCGTTCAGGCCAACGAGGCCGAGACCACGACCGCTTCCGGTCTGGTCATTCCGGACACTGCCAAGGAGAAGCCGCAGGAAGGCACTGTCGTCGCCGTCGGCCCCGGCCGGTGGGACGAGAGCGGCAGCAAGCGGATTCCGCTGGACGTCGCTGAGGGTGACGTTGTCGTGTACAGCAAGTACGGCGGCACCGAGATCAAGTACGGCGGCCAGGAGTACCTGATCCTGTCCGCGCGCGACGTGCTGGCCATCGTCGGCAAGTAG